A single window of Bradyrhizobium daqingense DNA harbors:
- a CDS encoding IS3-like element ISRj2 family transposase (programmed frameshift), with product MTKKSRRTHSPAFKAKVALAAVKGDKTLAELAQLFDVHPNQITIWKNQLLEGAAGVFGHDKTSAETPVDLKALHAKIGELALENGFFVRRAHQGGPAERKAMIDRGHDLSIVRQAKVLKLARSTVYYEPRPVSAEDLALMRRLDELHLDYPFAGARMLRSLLRREGVYAGRRHIATLMKRMGIEAVYRRPNTSKPAPGHKIYPYLLRGLKIERPDHAWAMDITYIPMRRGFVYLAAVVDVFSRRVLAHRVSITMEAAFCVEAVQEALAKHGRPAIFNTDQGSQFTSLEFTDVLLDAKIAISMDGKGAWRDNVFVERLWRTVKYEEVYLRAYDSVSEARASIAKYLAFYNQGRPHSSLDGRTPDEAYFGTQAMVMAA from the exons ATGACGAAGAAGAGCCGCCGGACGCATTCTCCGGCATTCAAGGCGAAGGTTGCTTTGGCTGCGGTCAAAGGAGACAAGACACTGGCGGAGCTGGCGCAACTGTTTGATGTTCATCCGAACCAGATCACGATCTGGAAAAACCAGCTCCTGGAAGGCGCCGCCGGCGTGTTTGGGCATGACAAGACATCGGCCGAGACGCCGGTCGATTTGAAGGCGTTGCATGCCAAGATCGGCGAGCTGGCGTTGGAAAACG GATTTTTTGTCCGGCGCGCTCACCAAGGCGGGCCTGCTGAGCGCAAAGCGATGATCGACCGCGGTCATGATCTTTCTATCGTGCGCCAGGCGAAGGTCCTGAAGCTGGCTCGCAGCACGGTCTACTATGAACCTCGGCCAGTTTCGGCCGAGGACCTTGCCTTGATGCGTCGGCTCGATGAGCTGCATCTCGATTATCCCTTCGCGGGAGCGCGTATGCTGCGATCGTTGCTGCGGCGGGAGGGGGTATACGCCGGTCGCCGCCACATCGCGACGCTGATGAAGCGCATGGGGATCGAGGCGGTCTATCGTCGCCCGAACACGAGCAAGCCGGCTCCGGGTCACAAGATCTACCCGTACCTGTTGCGCGGATTGAAGATCGAGCGGCCCGACCATGCGTGGGCAATGGACATCACCTACATTCCGATGCGGCGTGGCTTCGTCTATCTCGCGGCGGTCGTCGATGTGTTCAGCCGACGGGTCCTGGCCCATCGCGTCTCGATCACAATGGAGGCGGCCTTCTGCGTCGAAGCGGTCCAGGAGGCGTTGGCGAAGCACGGCAGGCCCGCGATTTTCAACACGGACCAGGGCAGCCAGTTCACCAGCCTCGAGTTCACCGATGTGCTGCTGGACGCGAAGATCGCCATCAGCATGGATGGCAAGGGCGCCTGGCGCGACAACGTGTTTGTCGAGCGGCTCTGGCGCACGGTCAAATACGAAGAAGTTTATCTCCGCGCCTACGACAGCGTGTCCGAGGCGCGAGCGTCAATTGCCAAGTATCTGGCCTTCTACAATCAGGGACGCCCTCACTCGAGCCTTGACGGGCGCACGCCCGACGAGGCTTACTTCGGCACGCAAGCTATGGTGATGGCCGCATGA
- a CDS encoding helix-turn-helix transcriptional regulator — translation MSTVDLNALATDQYLNAKQVRERYGSVSNTWLFRRMRDAAFPQPSTRLGGRTRFWLLSELLEWERSKLPIDADSVGE, via the coding sequence GTGTCGACCGTTGATCTCAACGCCCTCGCGACAGATCAGTATCTCAACGCCAAGCAAGTTCGCGAGCGCTACGGCAGCGTATCGAACACTTGGCTATTCCGGCGCATGCGCGATGCGGCCTTTCCGCAACCGTCGACGCGCCTCGGTGGCCGCACCAGGTTCTGGCTTCTATCCGAGTTATTGGAGTGGGAGCGGAGCAAGCTCCCTATTGACGCGGACAGCGTAGGCGAATGA
- a CDS encoding helix-turn-helix domain-containing protein: MVTSAQIRAARGLLNWTVRDLAEKSGVHRNTVTRVETDATAPGHSIAAIRAALESAGAIFLADGQSIDGGPGVRLAKPKA, translated from the coding sequence ATGGTGACAAGTGCACAAATTAGGGCGGCGCGCGGTTTGTTGAACTGGACCGTTCGAGACCTTGCGGAGAAATCGGGTGTGCACAGAAACACCGTGACGAGGGTTGAGACCGACGCGACGGCACCGGGTCATTCGATAGCCGCCATCCGCGCCGCCCTCGAATCTGCCGGCGCCATCTTCCTGGCAGATGGTCAATCGATCGATGGCGGCCCTGGTGTGAGGCTGGCGAAACCGAAGGCCTAG